The genome window ATTATACAGGAGATACAAATAGCCTAAAATTATCTTTACTAAATCCAAATGAATCGAGTCAGGTCTATGATTATGTTTATGTCGATACTTGTAAAGCGGATTATGAAGGCAATGTGCATTTGTCATTACGAAAACTTAGTGAGTTAGTCAGTCGAGATTTACGTTCAAAGTTTTGGTGTATGCATTTAGATGAAGGTTTTGACCGTCAAGAAGCTGAAACATTAGGATTTAAAGTTGTGACGAACGAATTTTAAATATAGCTACTGGAAATCCCAATGTAAATCTACTTAATGAATTTAAGCGACCTCGCCCAACGAAAATCAGCGTCATCTAATTAACGGAAGTGGGTAAAAATGGTGAATTGACGTACGTAATGATAAAATTAAATTAGTATCCGAAGGGGGGAGAGGAAGAATGGGGTTCTTTATTGTAATGATGGGATTAATCATTTTTATGGTGGTAATCAATTCCGTGAAAAAGGAATCGCATAATAATGATGATTCAGCAAGAAATCGTTCTAATCATGCGAGTACTCATACTACTGATTATAGTTCAACAGGTACATTTGCTTCCGTACAAGATTCACACAATTGTTCAGATGGTGCTTCTAGTTATAATGATACGTCTAGTTGCAGTGATAGTGGTTCGTCGTCCGATTAAGCTGTTTAATGTTATTCACTCCCTTTACATTACCATTTTAGGGAATTTGCATGCAAAAGTACATATAAAAAGAATATTTGTACTAACGATGGGGGAACAGTTTATATTGATTTCAGCATAATTCCATTTTCTTTGGGGGACGGGGAATACACTGAGGTAAATAAAGCTATTCAAGAAAGTAAAGAATTTTTCAAGTAGAAGGTATGGTAAAAATAATAAATTCAATGGAGATAAGAATTTTATATACAAAGCTTATATGGCCAGGTTTCAATTCATTTTGAATGTGGTCTTTTTCTTATTCAAGCAAATACTCTTATCAAAGCAGGAACATTCTTTCTATGTATTATGTCTCTTTCAAGTTCTCAGATTTGTGTTACTAATTTTTTGATTTTAGATTCAGCTGAGGCAGCAATTACAAATGCATTCATTGGAATTTATCCTAGTATTTATGAAAAAATGATAACATAAAAAGCTGCAGCGTATGACAACGCTACAGCTCAGAATTGGTCTTGCCCTTTTAATGGTTTAGCCATTAAAAGCATTATAACACATAGTAGGGAAAATCAAAGTTATTATTGAGGATTTACTTTAGTGAAATGAATATTACCGTTGGATAGTTGACACAATCGGAAAACAAGATAGTTGTATGAGATGAAGACAACACAAAATGGTGGCACAAGCTCTTTATAGAATGGTTTACCCCATATAACACACCCGAATTTAATTTGTTCACTGCATTCTTTGCCATTACGTTACTTCCATACGCGCTAATAGGTGCTATAAAAGATATTTTCTCTAGAAAATAAAATTCATCATACAATAAGAAAAAGGAATAAAGCTAAAATCCCTCAAATAGTAAATATTGAGGATTTTTCTTTGAATAGCTATTCTTTAATTGTTTCAGCAAATGATTTTCGACCAGGATTAATTTTATTTACGGTAACATCTAATTTACTAATTGAATCTGCTGTCAATGGAACCTTACCATCTTTCTCTATTTTTTTCCATACCTTTACGTTTTTTCGATATAGCTGCTCTGATAAGCGGTAAATATCAACATCTAACTTTAAGCCCTCTTCATATGTTGATTTTATATCTTTTTTAACTGACTTAATAATACCTTTTCTTATTTCGTCAGAGGATACTTTTCCTTTGAAACCATTGATTATCGCATTAAATTTTACATCAATTTCAAATTTTACTTCATTGTTTTTAACAATGGGTTTAACGTCTAAACTTAATTTTTCTAAATCTACTGTTAAGTAATCTCTTTCTTTACTACTGTCTAATTTAAAGGTTACTTCTCCACGAGTTTTTTTGGGAGTCATCCATTGGATACCTCTTGCCGCCTCATTATTTATAAAGCCTTTAAATCCATCCTTTGAAAGTACTCCGACACCTGTTAAGGCAGTTTCCACTGTTGGCTCGTTGGTTGTCTCCCAGTTTTTGTTGATTGTAACGAATGGAATATTAACTTCATGACTCGGCTCATTTAAGTCGATAACTAGTTTTCGTAAATCAACGGGCTCTACATATGTTTCTAAATCTTTTGTATGCAATGGATTGCTAAGTTTTGAAGCTGTTAACGATTTATTTAATATCGGTGTGACTAAAAGAATATCTTTAATAGGTTCCTGTGTAGAATAAGTCAATATTTGATATCTTGTTTCCCGATGGCGTAAAAAACTGTCAATAATGGGGATTGCATTCTCATGTTTCAAGGCATCCTCTGAGAAAAGAAGAAAAGTCATATGTCCCCAGAAAACTTTTTGGTCAATGGAGCGGTATAATTTAAAAAATGCCTCTTCCATCGTTTTTCCTTTAGCAAATCCAACCTCTGCCTGTGTCGCTTGAGGATTAGGCGTTTCAGATTTAGCAACACTAGCAAAGTTGATGATTTGCATATATATTTCATATTGACCATCTTTATAATCGATACCAATCCCGTCAATATAGTACATTCTTTGTGGTTCAGAGACATCCCAACATCCAGAAAGCAATAGTACAGCTGTTAAACTAACTATTAACGTAATTTTTTTCTTCATTTTTTGATCCCTACTTTTGAAATTCTTGTGTAATTTTGAGGAGTAAAGTGGTTTAGTTTTAGCTTGGACAAAAAACGAGGGGATTATAAGTAGAGAAAAACTTAGGATAGCTACATCTAACCATTTTGATCCCGCATTAACGGGCAGTAATTTATATGTACCGAAAGTGAAGCGTCTAGTGGAAGACTCCCACCTCGAAATGAAGCGAATGCAAAGAAGTTAGGTGGGAGATTAACTGCCTGTAAAAGCCCGATTGGTGAGGGCTAATCAGTGGGGGATGAAGAAAACCACCACTGATTATAGTTTCACTTAATAATGAGTACCTGGCATATTTTCGTGTTTTATATTCCTTTATTATCACGGATTTCTATAATGGTTCCTTCAGGCGCTTTTAACTTACAGAGATGGCCATTTTCAACTTTATAAATAATTTCATCCTTTTTGCAAATAAAATTAACATTCATATCCTTTAATCGTTCTACCTCTTGGCTAAGATTGTCAACCCATAAACAGAAATGTACAATCCCCTGAGCATTTGAATTGCATGCATCAAGTTCTTTATTAAATTTCTCGGTTTGGAGTTCAATATAAAATGCTCCGAGTTTTAACCAAGTATTAAAATGTCTTTCGTGGAAGTTTGTTGACTCTTGTACTAGTTCAAATCCCAATACTTCCGTGTAAAAATTTAAAGATTCAGCATATGTATTAGTTTGTATACATATGTGATGCACATACTTTTCAGCCATAAACTTATTTCTCCTTTTATTCAAAGTACTTTATAAATATAGTTGTGGAATAATGAAAAGTCACTCATAAATTGTAATGATACACTCCGCATTGTTAAATAATTACTTTAAAGTGATATCAGAATAGCTTATTACCGAGGAAATAGTGTAAGATTTAGCATCTATTCTTATAAGTATAAATTACGCCAAAATGGATAATTTATATATCGGAGGTGATAATTATGACAAAAGAAAAACGAAATAAAAGTGAAGTAGATCAAGTAGAATTTGGGTCAGATTTAAGCCCTGATGATTTAGATGTGCGTGAAGAAAATGATCTTACAAAAGAACAAATGGACAATTCAATTAAAGAAAAACAACACAACGAAAACACTTCCTCAAGACGTAATAAATAATAAGAGAAGAAGCATAAAATTTTCTACCACAATCTCCGGGTTGTGGTAATTTAAATTGGGAAAACTATAAATAATTCCGCAATAAAAGAGAAAAACGAACACCTCAAAATGTTCGTTTATAAGTAATTACTATTCAGTCACTGTATTTCCCATTGCAATCGAAATCCTATTCCAGCTGTTAATTTGATTGATGATTAGTACAAGGTCAACATATTGTTTCTCGTCATAGTGTTCACGTACTCTTTTATAGAGATCTTCAGGAACTCTTTTAGTAGGAATTAGCGTAATATGTTCGCTTAGTTCTAGAGCAACTTTCTCTTCTGGTGTATAAAAAGAGCATTCATTCCAAGCATTTAAACAATAAATACGCTGCTCAGTTTCACCCATCTTACGAGCATCAGCTGTATGCAAATTTATACAGTAGGCGCACCCATTAATTTGAGAAACTCTAATTTTAATAAGCTCCCTAATCGTTCGATGAATTGTCGACGTCTTCGTGTATTTCTCCATATCCATCATAATTTTCATTCCATCAGGTGCAACATCGTAGTAAGCAACTCTTTGACTCATAAAGACAAAACTCCTTTTTATTTAAGATAAAATCAATTATAATAGAAAGCGAACATACGTTCAAATATTTGACTTAATTGCTTCAAGTGTTAGGAGAATTTTCTTTATAAAATGACACGTCGAGTAGTTAGTTGTAGTTAATATTTAAATATGTAAAACTATAGATAAAGAATGGGGAGGGGTAAAATAAGTAGCGAAATAAAAATGAGAAAGGACAAATCGAATGACTACAAAATTTAAAATTGAACTCCCGCTTATTCCAAATGATTTGGTTAAAGGAACTTTTGAAGATGTTTTTTATGATGAGGAACCTTATTTATCAAATCAACTAATTTCAAATACAAGTAGAGAAAATGATAGTATTGAACGTTTGATTTTATCTAAAGTTATGTTTCAGAAAGTATCTTTGATTAACTCGAACTTTAACAAGATTGATATGACCGATGTAATCTTTGAAAACTGTGACTTATCTAACTCAAAATTTAACGAGGGAATTATACATCGAGTTACATTTAAAAACTGTAAACTAGTAGGTGTTGATTTTTCAGAGGCCAATTTAGGAAACGTTTCTTTTGAAGATTGTGTGATGAATTTATGTAACTTTGGAGAAACAAGATTAAAACAGGTTTGTTTTGAACAGTCGTCATTACGTAGTACAAGCTATTACGACTGCCAATTTAAGAAAATGAAATTTGAAAAATGTAACATTGATGAAGTTGATTTTAGCGATACGCCTCTAAATAATGTAGATATAAGCACATGTACATTTGAACGATTAAATGTAACATTAAAAAATTTAAGCGGTTGTGTGATTTCCAGTGAACAAGCAATTGGCTTTGCTGAATTACTAGGTTTAAAAGTTAAACGATAATACTGACCGGGTCCTCAATTAAATTTGAGCCTGGTTTTTTTTGTGAAATTAAACTGAGTTTGTAAAAAATCCTTTTATCGGGCAGCCCTATATTTTCTTAATCAA of Lysinibacillus agricola contains these proteins:
- a CDS encoding carboxymuconolactone decarboxylase family protein, whose product is MSQRVAYYDVAPDGMKIMMDMEKYTKTSTIHRTIRELIKIRVSQINGCAYCINLHTADARKMGETEQRIYCLNAWNECSFYTPEEKVALELSEHITLIPTKRVPEDLYKRVREHYDEKQYVDLVLIINQINSWNRISIAMGNTVTE
- a CDS encoding VOC family protein, producing the protein MAEKYVHHICIQTNTYAESLNFYTEVLGFELVQESTNFHERHFNTWLKLGAFYIELQTEKFNKELDACNSNAQGIVHFCLWVDNLSQEVERLKDMNVNFICKKDEIIYKVENGHLCKLKAPEGTIIEIRDNKGI
- a CDS encoding Ger(x)C family spore germination protein; the encoded protein is MKKKITLIVSLTAVLLLSGCWDVSEPQRMYYIDGIGIDYKDGQYEIYMQIINFASVAKSETPNPQATQAEVGFAKGKTMEEAFFKLYRSIDQKVFWGHMTFLLFSEDALKHENAIPIIDSFLRHRETRYQILTYSTQEPIKDILLVTPILNKSLTASKLSNPLHTKDLETYVEPVDLRKLVIDLNEPSHEVNIPFVTINKNWETTNEPTVETALTGVGVLSKDGFKGFINNEAARGIQWMTPKKTRGEVTFKLDSSKERDYLTVDLEKLSLDVKPIVKNNEVKFEIDVKFNAIINGFKGKVSSDEIRKGIIKSVKKDIKSTYEEGLKLDVDIYRLSEQLYRKNVKVWKKIEKDGKVPLTADSISKLDVTVNKINPGRKSFAETIKE
- a CDS encoding pentapeptide repeat-containing protein; translation: MTTKFKIELPLIPNDLVKGTFEDVFYDEEPYLSNQLISNTSRENDSIERLILSKVMFQKVSLINSNFNKIDMTDVIFENCDLSNSKFNEGIIHRVTFKNCKLVGVDFSEANLGNVSFEDCVMNLCNFGETRLKQVCFEQSSLRSTSYYDCQFKKMKFEKCNIDEVDFSDTPLNNVDISTCTFERLNVTLKNLSGCVISSEQAIGFAELLGLKVKR